One segment of Mycolicibacterium sp. YH-1 DNA contains the following:
- a CDS encoding cutinase family protein, translating into MRTGPITRFLGSAVLASGAVLFSTSAPMAAAEPCPDVEVVFARGTGEPPGVGGVGQAFVDSLRAQLGNRSLAVYPVNYAASSDFNNREAFAGTVVEGIRDAGAHVQATAANCPNTKVVLGGFSQGAVVAGFVTAAEVPPGVPAALVPAPMPPEVADHVAAVTLFGKPSDSFLSKYGAPAITIGPRYVDKTIDLCAGGDTICDGAPDGMPTFSHALYGLNGMTNEAATFAASRT; encoded by the coding sequence ATGAGGACAGGCCCCATCACGCGGTTCCTTGGCTCTGCAGTCCTGGCCAGCGGTGCCGTCCTGTTCAGCACATCCGCGCCAATGGCCGCCGCCGAACCGTGCCCCGACGTGGAGGTGGTGTTCGCCCGCGGCACGGGTGAGCCACCGGGTGTGGGCGGTGTGGGGCAGGCATTCGTCGATTCGCTGCGCGCGCAGCTGGGCAATCGATCGCTCGCCGTTTACCCGGTCAATTACGCGGCGAGCAGCGATTTCAACAATCGCGAGGCGTTCGCAGGCACGGTCGTCGAGGGAATCCGTGACGCGGGTGCCCACGTGCAGGCCACCGCGGCGAACTGCCCCAACACCAAGGTGGTGCTCGGCGGCTTCTCCCAGGGCGCGGTGGTCGCAGGTTTCGTCACCGCCGCCGAAGTCCCACCGGGAGTTCCGGCCGCGCTCGTCCCAGCGCCCATGCCGCCCGAAGTGGCCGACCACGTGGCCGCCGTGACGCTGTTCGGCAAGCCGTCCGACTCGTTCCTGAGCAAGTACGGCGCGCCGGCCATCACGATCGGCCCGCGCTACGTGGACAAGACCATCGACCTCTGCGCGGGCGGCGACACGATCTGCGACGGTGCACCAGACGGCATGCCCACGTTCTCGCACGCGTTGTACGGACTCAACGGGATGACCAACGAGGCTGCGACGTTCGCCGCGAGCCGCACCTGA
- a CDS encoding DUF4349 domain-containing protein has product MSVGGRAVRLLATVGVLLLVITGCAGGNQGQPSYGGGAPAAPAKQEFAPEAPPGQDTVTDGPDIVTTGSMRMTVRDPISAADKFAAATTEAGGRVEARTDQSGSTTPSVTLTLRIPSDKVDAVLARIDELGVVESKSINYDDVTSQRVDLDARIKALQTSVNRLLDLMNKATSTEDLLAAESSLTQRQAELDSLQAQRATLGDQISYATITVDLSSEPSVSRVGFVGAVEQGWRALVSAASGLSHAIGFLLPWIPVFLVIGGAFWALRRTLRSRRVAVPATSAAPAAAPPPAPAPNPPVSKDDPTEQSP; this is encoded by the coding sequence ATGAGCGTGGGGGGACGAGCCGTTCGACTGCTGGCCACGGTGGGTGTCCTGCTTCTGGTCATCACCGGGTGCGCCGGCGGTAACCAGGGGCAGCCGTCCTATGGCGGCGGGGCCCCGGCCGCCCCCGCCAAGCAGGAGTTCGCGCCCGAGGCACCACCCGGGCAGGACACCGTCACCGACGGACCCGACATCGTCACCACCGGTTCGATGCGAATGACCGTGCGCGATCCCATATCGGCCGCCGACAAGTTCGCGGCCGCCACCACCGAGGCCGGCGGGCGCGTCGAGGCGCGCACCGATCAGAGCGGGTCGACCACACCATCGGTGACCCTGACGCTGCGGATACCGTCGGACAAGGTTGATGCCGTTCTCGCCAGAATCGACGAACTCGGTGTCGTGGAGTCCAAGTCGATCAACTACGACGATGTCACCTCTCAGCGCGTCGATCTCGACGCCAGGATCAAGGCGTTGCAGACGTCGGTAAACCGTCTACTCGACCTGATGAACAAGGCCACCAGCACCGAAGACCTTCTCGCCGCGGAGAGTTCGCTGACCCAGCGACAGGCTGAACTGGACTCGCTGCAAGCCCAGCGCGCCACGCTCGGCGATCAGATCTCCTACGCCACGATCACGGTGGACCTGTCCTCAGAACCGAGTGTCTCGCGGGTCGGCTTCGTCGGCGCCGTCGAGCAGGGGTGGCGCGCACTGGTCAGCGCCGCCTCGGGGCTCAGCCACGCCATCGGGTTCCTTTTGCCGTGGATTCCGGTGTTTCTCGTCATCGGCGGCGCCTTCTGGGCACTGCGCAGGACGCTACGAAGCCGCCGGGTGGCAGTGCCTGCGACGAGCGCAGCACCAGCAGCTGCGCCCCCTCCCGCACCGGCACCGAATCCGCCTGTGTCCAAGGATGATCCGACCGAGCAATCACCCTGA